From the genome of Elusimicrobiota bacterium, one region includes:
- a CDS encoding NADH-quinone oxidoreductase subunit C, producing MVEAFLSQDIEDQITNTLGTKVVEFIEKNPRRFYLTVKPVDLPECVKILVKELWLRMSTATAVDTRECIEILYHFSHDKSGKMFTLKVKLEDKSKPEIRSIATIFKGAEWIEREIAELFGVNFIGHPDMKRLLLSSDWPEGKYPLRRDSK from the coding sequence ATGGTTGAAGCTTTTTTAAGTCAGGATATTGAGGATCAGATAACTAATACGTTAGGGACAAAGGTTGTGGAGTTTATCGAGAAAAACCCCAGACGGTTCTATCTGACGGTAAAACCTGTGGATTTACCGGAATGCGTTAAAATATTGGTGAAAGAATTGTGGTTACGCATGAGTACCGCCACAGCTGTGGATACCCGGGAATGTATAGAAATACTTTACCATTTTTCGCATGATAAAAGCGGGAAAATGTTTACTCTGAAAGTTAAATTAGAGGATAAAAGTAAACCTGAGATACGGTCTATTGCAACAATCTTTAAAGGTGCGGAATGGATTGAACGCGAGATCGCTGAATTGTTTGGAGTGAACTTCATAGGCCATCCGGATATGAAACGTTTACTTCTTTCATCTGATTGGCCGGAAGGTAAGTATCCGTTAAGGAGGGATAGCAAATGA